Within Phragmitibacter flavus, the genomic segment CAACTTCATTGACTCCCTGTTCACCGTCAGCAGTGTCACACTGTCCACATCCACCTGAGCCTTCGCCTCCGCCACGCTCAATGTCAGCTTCGCCGGAAGTTTCAAAAACCGGTAACCTCCCACCGCTGTCAAAGCGGATTCCTCCCCGCCGGTTTGTGTCTGCTGCACCATCCCCTCAGCCGCCTTTGGCGTTACATCCAGATGCCCTTCCGCCAGCACGCCGATCTCACCCCGCTGCTGCGCCGCCCCCTCCACCCCGATCTCCGGCACCACCAGTTCCCCAGGCAGATTGGGCAGTGCTGCTTCCAAGACCAAATTGATTTTCCACGCATCCTTCACCGGCTCATTCGGCGTCAACGTCAGACGCTGACCTTCGCCCGCGGTCTCCAAATTCCAATCCTTCAATCCGGCCCCGGCCACACTCATTACCTGTTGCCCGGCAGGAACCGTTAACACCACGTTCGGAACCGCCGCCCGCAGAATTCGCAGGTCCAGCTCCGATTTTGTCACCAAGGAACCCGCCTGCACCTCCGCCTTGATCTGATTCGACACCAGAATCAACGGTGCCAATGCCGTTTCCGCATCCCGCTTTTGCCAATGGATGTCAAACTTGCCCCCACTTCCGACAAAAAACGCCAGCTGGGTATCCGCTCCCTCTTCACGGGCGGTATAAGCCGCCGCCGGATTCACCTCAAACGCCCATCCATTGCCCGGCACCAGCATGTCAAAACGGCTCACCGTTGCCTTTGGCAACACCAGGGTCACCCCCTGCTTCCCTGCCACGCGTTTGACCGCAGCATACATTTTCAGCTTTAACTCATAGCGACCTTTGTCTGGCAACAGCACGTCATAACCTTCGGCTCCCGCCTTCAGAATCGCCTCGCCCGTATCCGCCTCTGCCAACCCCATCGGCGTGTTTCCACGGGTCAGCGGTAAACTCAGCCACCCCTTTTTGAAGGACTCTACCGTCACGACCGCATCAATCACCAAGGTCTCGCCATCCCTCCTGGCCCGGTATTCCGCTCGCGATACCACCCCATCCTGCGGCGGCTTCACCTCTTCCGTCACACGTTTCAAATTCAGCTCTCCCCACAACTCAAGAAACTCCTTGTAGGGCAGAAACACCCCTTTGCCGCCATCATTGAACACCTTCTCCAAGTCTTCATAAGGCACGTAAATCGTTCGTTCTCTTTCCCGCACCGGCCCCGGTAAAGCTTCAATCGCCGGAGCCGGAACAAGAACAGGAACCGGAGCCGGGACAGGAATCGGAGGGCCAGCCAAATCCTGGGCCACCATTCCGGCTGTAAAAACTGCAATACCAACTATTGGTGCAAAGATCGTGCGCATCATAAACGTGGGGAAGATACCGTTGCCAAGCGACTGGCTCATAAAACCAGCAACGGTTGGCGAGCACCACGCAAGAATCGTAAGAATCTTGTAAAATCCCGCACCCAATATCAAGCCTCCAATTTTCCCAATCCAGGCTCAAGGCACCTAAGTGGTTCAAAGTGAGACCAATCCGAGCTTGATCAATCTATGTTGCCAAGTCGGGAAACAAACGTCCGACCGTATCAGCCAAACCACGATCTCGCCTTAATTCGAGACCATCGCACCCGTTCTCGCTGGAACGGGAAGTTTCCAGGAAAAGCGCACTTCGAGGTCTTGAACGGGGACGCTGCCGTCACTCCATTCCCAGGCTTCGCGGCGGTAATTTTGCACCAAACGACGATAGTTGGTGAAGGTCAGTTCCAGAGACTGCCAGCCACCGTGGTTGACGCGGATTTCTGCCTGATCTTCCAGCCAGCGACGCAGACGAAAGAGAGCCAAATAACAAACCGGTTGGCAGGTTTCGCGAACGGTGCAGAAAGCCTGAACGGCTTGCCGCGCAGGACCGCCCTGCAACAAGACTGAAATCATGTCGAGCACGGCGTCCGTGCGCACGGAGGAAGCGGCCACTTCTTCATGCGTCAAAAGGGAGCGCAGATGCGCCAGCCCAAGGAAATGCGGATGATTTACGCCCACCGTCGCGTTGGCAGCAGTCGTGGCGCGGGTGTTTTCGCTGGCAGAAATGGAAGGGGCCGTTTGCATTTGCAGGTCAGTCACTTATTCAATCATTTGTGAGACGATGTCTCAGTATCACTACAACTCCTTTCAAAATACGCCCGTCGCAAGCGGTTTTATCAAATTATCTTGCGACTCATTCTAAGCAAGTCGGCCTTCCAACAGCTGCGACCTCCAAAAAGTCTCTTCTGCGTCGCTTGCGGTGTCGCTCAAGCCGATGCTGATGCACAATTCGCCACGCTCGTCGTAGGCTTCAATATTCCATCGTTCGCCTTCCGGTGTGGGCAGGCAAACCACCCAGGTTGACCAAGCGCCGCCGTCGCCACAGCGCATGGTCAGTTGGGTTTGCGGACTAAAAAATGTCAGGCCGCACCCGCAAAAGCTTGCCCGGCTGAGGGTGCAGTTGGCGGGCATGAACACGGCACGATTGCGCACGGCGAATTCCATCCAGCCACGCCGCGCCGTCATTTGCTCCAGCAACAGGCGATCCACCTGGGGTTGCAACTGCCAGGCAAACGAGCCTGCTGCCGCTTTCAAGCCGGACAATCGGGGCACCATTGCCAGGCCAGGGAAATATCGGCCTGGGCGGGTGCGTGCCAATCCTTCCCACAGCGGTTTAACCTGCTTCCAGTCGGGCAGGGGAGCCTCCGTGGGGTCGGACGATTCGACAGGGGTCGGCGTTCCCCAAGCGGTCGCCACTGCATGCGTTCGCACCAGTTGTTCGAAGGCGTCCAGATCGCTGTCCTCGGTGATCATGATTTTTAGACAGCCGGTTCCATCGCGGGTGGAAAATTGCAGACTGGCCATTTGCTGGCCATCGATCTCATCCACCACGGCCATGGCCGAACCCAGCATGCCGCTGCGGAGTTCCGTTCCGGAATGCAGCTCCACGAGTTCGTAAGTGCCAGGAATGCGCTGGAAATCCACCCGTGGCCAGACGGTGGCGAGGTTCAACGGGCCCGATCGGACACTTGCCAACACCGCGCCAAGCTCACGCAGTCCTCCAAGCATCAATTCCCAGCGCGTGTCCAGACGCACCATGGTGGATTGGGAGGATTCGCCCATCAGCCAGAGGCCCGGACACGACTTGCGTAGGTCGAACGTGCCCGCGTCGAAACTATAGGCCACCCGCGGTGGACTGGAATCCATAAGAAAGAAGATGGGAGGTGGAGCTGAGGGAGCGATCAGGCAGGAACGGCCTGATCTTCCGCGAGGGCGGCGAAAACACCGGCGATCCACTCATCACATGGGGTGTCGTAGTCGGTGTCGCATTCCACCAAGGGGTAGAAACGCTTGGCCCCGGCTTTTTCCAAGGCGGCATCGTAATCGTGACCGCACTTGCAAAACTGCTCATAGGAAGTGTCGCCCAGTGCCAGCACCGAGAACTTCAAATGGGAAAAATCTTTGCCACCTTCAACGACCACTTCTTCATAGAGCGCTTCCGCGCCGTCGGGTGGTTCGCCGTCGCCGTAGGTGCTGGTGATGATCAAGGCGATGTCATGTTCTGCAAGAACGCTCGCATCCGTCTCCGCCATGCTGACCAGGGAAGGGGTGAAACCACGTGCACGCGCCAGTTTGCCAGCTTTGTCTGCACAGTATTCTGCATTGCCGGTGACGCTTCCGAAAAGGATGAGTAAAGATTGGCTCATAGTTTGAATTAAACGCAAAGGATCACAGAGTCCATACGAGATCGCGCAAACTTTGCAACTCATTCTCAATAGAGCCATGGATTTTCTTCCAGACTGTCTATCAAGCAGGTTTTTTAAGCCCATGAACGCTGTAGCGCATGGGTAAATCCGGCTCCTTCGGTGGTTATGGTGGGCGGCTCCATGCGGGTCATGTCGTTGTGGATGAAGGCAGTCGAAGTGGAGGAAGAGGGACGCGGTCGAGGGTGTTGAATGGAATGGTGAGCATGGCAAAGTAGGGGGCCATGGCTTTGGAGAACGGGCCGTTGAGGAAGAGGCGATCGAGAAGCAAGTCGCGCAGAGCGCTGGCGGGTTTGCCCTGCCAGGTGCCGAGCCACATGCCGCGTCCGGCGCGGGCGATGGCAATGGAAGCGGCGCGGCGGCGATAGCGATTGTAGGCGTTGAACAGCGGTTCGTGAGCAGCGTGACGGCGCAGGATGGAGTCGAGGGCGTCAGCAAGGAATTCGGCATCGGCAAAGCCGGTGTTCATGCCCTGACCGCCGATGGGGCTCATGACATGCGCGGCATCGCCAAGCAGCAGGACGCGGCCCTCATGGTAGCGCACGCAATTGAGCCGGCGTGGGGTGAAGATGTTTTGGTTTTGTTGATCAGACGCGGGAACGATGAGTCCGGTGCGTTGCTGCACGATTTCGCTGATCAATCCAGCAGGTGCGGAATCGAGGCGCTCGGGAGTTTGCACGATCCAGCGACGCTGACTGTTGGGCAGGGGGAAGGATTCGATGGAGCCGCGCGAGGTGAAATAGAGGTGGGCTTCAGCGCCGAGATCGCTGCGGTCGATGAAGTCGCCCATGACAAAATGGCAGCGATACGATTTTCCCTCGGTGGGGA encodes:
- a CDS encoding flavodoxin domain-containing protein yields the protein MSQSLLILFGSVTGNAEYCADKAGKLARARGFTPSLVSMAETDASVLAEHDIALIITSTYGDGEPPDGAEALYEEVVVEGGKDFSHLKFSVLALGDTSYEQFCKCGHDYDAALEKAGAKRFYPLVECDTDYDTPCDEWIAGVFAALAEDQAVPA
- a CDS encoding FAD-dependent oxidoreductase, which produces MKAPHCEAIIVGAGPVGLLLACLLGQRGIRTLLLEKRTEPIIHSHAIGITPPSLHILEKLDLAKSFIDQGVKVVDCIIHGEHRRLGCMSFRDIPDDYRFILSLPQSETIRLLKAKLTSYPSVSALSGMEITHVAQDSNHCEIRYLDAHHGTTHSVTTDYLCASDGSRSRVRDILKIPTEGKSYRCHFVMGDFIDRSDLGAEAHLYFTSRGSIESFPLPNSQRRWIVQTPERLDSAPAGLISEIVQQRTGLIVPASDQQNQNIFTPRRLNCVRYHEGRVLLLGDAAHVMSPIGGQGMNTGFADAEFLADALDSILRRHAAHEPLFNAYNRYRRRAASIAIARAGRGMWLGTWQGKPASALRDLLLDRLFLNGPFSKAMAPYFAMLTIPFNTLDRVPLPPLRLPSSTTT